The Trichoderma atroviride chromosome 5, complete sequence genome contains a region encoding:
- a CDS encoding uncharacterized protein (antiSMASH:Cluster_5.7~TransMembrane:1 (i81-101o)): MLDRKQEDRKVIDMGHHLTAARRTGMSPTSAGWRAEELPPSKVSDQVEYQSPVFVGFGTVCCSKTPSNHVGSLGLPMSASLLGFSSFIGLNFYACMLWLAAWL; this comes from the coding sequence ATGCTAGATAGGAAACAAGAAGATAGAAAAGTTATAGATATGGGGCATCACTTGACAGCCGCGAGACGGACCGGAATGAGTCCAACCAGCGCGGGATGGAGGGCAGAAGAGCTGCCACCAAGCAAAGTGAGTGACCAGGTTGAATACCAGTCCCCAGTATTTGTGGGCTTTGGGACTGTTTGCTGCTCCAAGACACCATCCAACCACGTGGGTTCTTTGGGCTTGCCAATGTCAGCAAGCCTCTTGGgattttcatctttcatcGGTCTCAACTTTTATGCATGTATGCTCTGGCTAGCTGCATGGCTTTAG
- a CDS encoding uncharacterized protein (MEROPS:MER0003110), producing the protein MIWLLSYAAPDQETHDAVNAADRLFNNAVATWTSRTDLFALLRAAAGKDEELDPESRLWIQSKLRDFISAGHGLADEKTIKQHLSKRSVIDQLRKQYNNNLRNNNAGLWIDEADLIGIPESDMKSWTEYNGKRFVPFANGGYKTAMARAHKAKTRERMYLAEEAKVPANVDILRSIISMRDAQARLLGFDNHGSFRIQNRAIKSTEYVQKFLEQLRQSLVPHGRDELQILRQVRDEHRLLIENVANDDGFTEDDRFYPWDLEYYKRIHSLRSQIDDTEISQLFPLEHTVLAMLRLFESFLGLKFTQISSDHLDPAWIWHEDVQIWEAWDNKEGEFIGFLYLDILWRENKYKGSQNVNIKSVRERPM; encoded by the coding sequence ATGATATGGCTACTTAGCTATGCTGCACCCGATCAAGAGACACATGATGCCGTGAACGCGGCAGACAGGTTGTTTAACAATGCTGTGGCCACTTGGACCAGCCGAACAGATCTCTTTGCACTTTTGCGAGCAGCCGCTGGTAAAGACGAAGAACTGGACCCAGAATCAAGACTTTGGATCCAGTCTAAGCTACGCGATTTTATTTCTGCTGGCCATGGCTTGGCCGATGAGAAGACCATCAAGCAACATCTGAGTAAAAGATCCGTTATTGACCAACTGCGGAAGcagtataataataacttgaGAAACAATAACGCTGGCTTGTGGATTGACGAAGCGGATTTGATCGGCATCCCAGAATCTGACATGAAGAGCTGGACCGAATACAACGGCAAGCGATTTGTTCCTTTTGCAAACGGTGGCTACAAAACAGCAATGGCTCGAGCTCATAAAGCAAAAACGCGCGAAAGAATGTATCTAGCGGAGGAGGCAAAAGTTCCAGCCAACGTGGACATTCTTCGAAGCATCATTAGCATGCGAGATGCTCAAGCGAGGCTGCTAGGATTTGACAATCACGGATCATTCCGTATCCAAAACCGTGCCATCAAATCCACAGAGTACGTTCAGAAGTTTCTCGAACAGCTAAGGCAATCGCTAGTGCCCCATGGAAGAGATGAACTACAGATTTTGCGACAAGTCCGTGATGAGCATCGTCTTCTGATTGAGAATGTTGCAAATGACGATGGTTTCACCGAAGATGATCGGTTCTATCCCTGGGACCTTGAATACTACAAGCGCATACACAGCTTGCGGTCACAAATTGACGACACAGAAATATCGCAGTTATTTCCCTTGGAGCACACTGTTCTAGCAATGCTGCGGCTTTTTGAGTCCTTTCTTGGTCTCAAGTTCACACAGATTTCCTCGGACCACTTGGACCCAGCGTGGATATGGCATGAAGACGTCCAAATTTGGGAAGCTTGGGATAATAAAGAAGGAGAGTTTATTGGATTTCTCTATCTCGATATCCTATGGCGCGAAAACAAGTATAAGGGTTCGCAAAAtgttaatattaaaagtgTAAGAGAACGTCCAATGTAG
- a CDS encoding uncharacterized protein (antiSMASH:Cluster_5.7), translating to MCKRASRNDAKEKGGGEEALHPASLRLYSSRPSLSPDRHRGLHSTNYGVIDKRTKGGMREDAGSEVFIPPRACFKEQIMTRYYNRDNKWQ from the exons ATGTGCAAGCGGGCCAGTAGAAACGACGCAAAGGAGAAaggaggcggagaagaggc GCTACACCCTGCGAGTCTTCGTCTGTATTCCAGCAGGCCATCCCTTTCGCCGGATCGCCACAGAGGGCTACACAGCACGAATTACGGAGTAAT CGACAAGCGAACCAAGGGTGGCATGCGGGAAGATGCTGGTTCGGAGGTCTTTATACCGCCGAGAGCCTGTTTTAAA GAACAAATAATGACGCGTTATTACAATAGGGATAACAAGTGGCAGTAA
- a CDS encoding uncharacterized protein (MEROPS:MER0003110) codes for MPSTLLENWCWDREVLKHLSCHYTLLSEQYLSEWHERYPDAPDPPAQIPDDLLETIAKTRNTNRGLRLLHILVVSIFDLKIHTPQTHEEIEQVDLGKLWYGLREEIEGLDMTRSRAVGHEQAIFGHLLSGYDMGYYGYLSCLAYAQDVFQEYFAKDLHNRDAWDHFRYEILEYGGSHPDQLQMLQEYLGREPNYSALQESLLL; via the exons ATGCCAAGCACATTATTGGAGAATTGGTGCTGGGATCGCGAGGTTTTGAAGCACCTCAGCTGCCATTATACCCTTCTCAGCGAACAGTACTTATCTGAGTGGCATGAAAGGTACCCCGATGCACCAGATCCACCTGCTCAGATACCAGATGATCTACTAGAAACTATCGCCAAGACCAGGAATACAAATCGTGGTCTCAGGCTGTTGCACATCCT GGTTGTTTCAATTTTTGACCTCAAAATCCACACTCCTCAGACGCACGAAGAGATAGAACAAGTCGACTTGGGCAAGCTATGGTATGGCCTGCGAGAAGAGATCGAAGGCTTAGATATGACTCGTTCACGGGCCGTTGGCCATGAACAAGCGATATTCGGCCACCTCTTGAGCGGATATGATATGGGATACTATGGCTATCTAAG CTGTCTAGCATACGCCCAGGATGTCTTTCAAGAATACTTTGCAAAGGATCTGCACAACCGAGACGCGTGGGATCATTTCCGTTACGAAATCCTGGAATACGGAGGAAGTCATCCAGATCAGCTCCAAATGCTCCAAGAGTATTTAGGACGAGAGCCAAACTATAGCGCTTTACAGGAAAGCCTATTACTGTAG
- a CDS encoding uncharacterized protein (antiSMASH:Cluster_5.7) — MADPGPLAAFGSQHHDDGTARGRRRSQYSKQKVLPSLIGSGGRNTTECTSGPNNSLRKTCGGLAAFGTPTGQYERSNLPIRLADGKFLERFVGRSRYGWAAAPALLLGVEERELP; from the exons ATGGCAGATCCCGGCCCATTGGCTGCGTTTGGGTCTCAGCACCACGACGACGGGACGGCGCGCGGGCGGCGGAGATCCCAGTATAGCAAGCAGAAGGTCTTGCCGAGTCTTATTGGCAGCGGTGGAAGAAATACA ACCGAATGCACCAGCGGCCCGAACAATAGCTTGCGGAAGACTTGCGGAGGACTTGCGGCGTTTGGCACCCCGAC CGGGCAATATG AAAGGTCGAATTTGCCGATACGACTTGCCGACGGGAAGTTTCTTGAAAGATTTGTAGGACGTTCAAGGTATGGATGggcggcagcaccagccctATTGCTGGGAGTAG aagagagagagcttcCGTAA
- a CDS encoding uncharacterized protein (antiSMASH:Cluster_5.7), translating into MAEGSQLQVDCRLLTSAASDGKSPSPLYSSMEPSCIRSNANYGDSNRPPFIGLGYIVWAMQTIGNSHVHVRKATDGPHRAIMRRVHVAASNNKLLGNTFLGSTKLRFLSSSSHKELPISGLPVTNRQNTHHKEEKTFSNISGEIGAATGPTATAVPATWKRRDLKFG; encoded by the coding sequence ATGGCCGAAGGATCGCAGCTCCAGGTTGACTGCCGGCTGCTCACATCAGCAGCTTCCGACGGAAAATCCCCCTCGCCCCTATACTCGAGCATGGAGCCGTCATGTATACGCTCTAATGCGAACTATGGAGACTCGAATCGCCCACCTTTCATAGGGCTGGGCTATATCGTGTGGGCTATGCAGACTATCGGAAACTCTCACGTACATGTACGCAAGGCCACCGACGGCCCGCATCGAGCTATTATGCgcagagtacatgtagctgcGTCCAACAACAAGTTGTTGGGCAACACATTCCTCGGCTCAACCAAGCTCCgatttctctcttcgtcttctcatAAGGAGCTTCCAATTTCCGGGCTCCCGGTAACCAATCGCCAAAATACACAtcacaaagaagaaaaaactttTTCCAACATCTCCGGTGAGATTGGTGCAGCGACAGGGCCAACAGCGACAGCCGTTCCAGCTACCTGGAAACGAAGGGATCTGAAATTTGGATGA
- a CDS encoding uncharacterized protein (EggNog:ENOG41~antiSMASH:Cluster_5.7): MCNYIYKELKCQHHYHLVESWCPKYIQTERRCVPTIVSKQYWGDDICAACRERQTPSNHPWAKLIRRPDSRSVPQARVPAR, from the exons ATGTGCAACTACATCTAC AAGGAGCTCAAGTGCCAGCACCACTACCACCTGGTAGAATCATGGTGCCCCAAATATATCCAGACGGAGCGACGATGCGTTCCCACGATTGTGAGCAAACAGTACTG GGGCGACGATATCTGTG CTGCTTGCCGCGAACGCCAAACACCCAGCAACCACCCTTGGGCGAAGCTCATCCGTAGGCCCGACTCTCGATCGGTTCCTCAAGCGCGAGTTCCTGCCCGATAA
- a CDS encoding Type I Iterative PKS (EggNog:ENOG41~antiSMASH:Cluster_5.7~SMCOG1022:Beta-ketoacyl synthase) — MFTLEPALDIPSDSESLLRSHAKDAIVVTEASYLNDEMQETSGPSSAFTVEDNTVCIVGMSCHLPGGITSPSGLWDYLYNKKTAQCTVPLERYDVKGFYNKDGSRAGVMAVDGGYFINEDVRKFDPSFFGINNLEASYMDPQQRKLLEVVYECFENAGLSMEDVNGTSTGVYVGNFTADYSVMQSRDTDYSHRLAATGSGTSIMANRISHVFNLHGPSFTLDTACSSTIYALHQAVNAIKNGDCDSAIVAGANLVMSPEQHFGTAKGGFLSPTSACHTFDTSADGYARAEALNAIFITKLTSAMKSDRKIHAVIPTAKPPGITLPDAKMQAAVIQKAYQNAGLSFADTDYVECHGTGTPVGDPIEVDGIAACFAGREGEPLRLGAVKTNMGHSEAASGLTSIIKCALAFEHGVIPPTYGVKNINPKLKLKERNMKVMTENEPWPRAIRRASVNSFGYGGANGHVILESIGSYFVGSLASSPVSRTLTSPYESSKDQVFVLPFSASSGKSLEARRKQNIETLERTEPKDVKALAAAMSKRQAKLRLRDFVLASVKPDSQPSLIETADASDKASPGAQPLPFAFVFTGQGAQYANMAKELIENDAGFLATISDLDEVLQSLPAEYKPSWTLEQTLLDKPAVSKINDVTRTVIGHSSGEIAAAYGAGLLTASEAILAAYFRGFAVGQLKSRGNMMAAGISPDAANALIEELGLKEVRVACAELQKEGKFARKLETGGRAYHSHMMVEIGDLYESLVTPHFTTKKDGDMEAEMFSTVGHSPDALGTVDASTNMASYFRKNLEQPVQFSAGLTKMITGDKYHLVEIGPHSALKGPIQQIRTGAKRDKEAVPYSATLVRKENAYICLKKLAGTLFSYGHSLDWYAINSVPRHQSLPVPILASYPWDYSKPLPWHEPRASVEHRNRKHIRHELLGSRATAGNGIEWCWRNIPRVSEMPWLRDHKLGESQIVLPGAAYMSIAIEALSQVLDIKGKLVAGEPYGFEFENVNISAAFVVPEENDSGADSLELHTVMTQRKISTANTSGNWYEFSVSSFQSGVATLHCMGSIRVSDSTLAAKDGAVEVNEQGYEVWGMARWYAKAKEEGLNFGPTFQSLTSLHTDGNRISADSISTTYLAPPSEAANGMFYAMHPITIDACFQAAIIGGTAGVINDLKAFIPCFISNCSIQIPKGGSASLGSEEVRIHTSMEKTGFASRAVAFTLRLPDGTPAIDVPHLRMNLYTGKPPVEAETSMYLQRQPCLRIQWKPDVLRLQPGSESAIRDIIEAFSEEQSDDLNDNGALVVFAALLDLFGHKIPRMSVLELGQERQWTPKDCQAILGKDTAFPRFKSWNDGKLGEDNKIAVENAKSTDPYDTILIPHLSVSKKVWSKAADEVISQVSDNGIVITRKTKDAVSALQAAGFTTLELPNETLAAVRNAKQTGLENKEVVIVKPNQSSASIDALADAVAAHFKKNAGVEKLSTVTIANIETVALHDQVVCVSVMEMENEFLATISSEDMDRFRKITDNVSDLIWLTGANMLSAPNPNLTLSSGLSRALMLEQPALRYTVLDVGADITKSSYLEAICNNVSAALTFRYATDDKEFIQKDGILYVSRFTPDFELNSLFRQRMTPNDTMKLVPLGEVGPAKLSVGQVGMTDTIHFQQISELKTTPPTGFVDVDLRAVGLNAKDIYAINGRVETKEATTALDFGGVVSAVGPGVEHLKVGDRVAGFIPNHFSTTERVPVQAVHKMLPEEEFTVVPTLLGVYCTALVALKDRAHLRAGESVLIHSGAGAFGLAAITLAKHLGATVYATVGSQSKREYLVKEMGVPTENIFHSRNASFVDDIMTATGGRGVNVIVNSLIGDLMHASWSCIAPFGRFVEIGKRELIDAGKLDMRIFLKNATFSAFDLSEFFYDSDSYYQDVVYNHTAEVVKMYRAGIIKASPIATYDVSEIGHAYRYFGNKDRVGKVVVSMENPNSLVQVMPATYQSVFSPEKTYLLVGCLGGLGRSLSRWMMSRGARKFCFLGRSGCDKASAAELVNRLRDAGATVTVVRGDVSEEDHVREAVVAAAKDGPIGGVVQAAMGLSEALFSVMTNKAWHTGIQPKWKGSWNLHNALEGYDTDLDFFLLTSSISGTCGTATESNYCAANNFLDNFAKWRRSQGKPAVSVGLGMISEVGYLHENPEIEAMLLRKGIQPLNEDEFLQVLDYGIAGPWSDAEFARGVSMPSEAAHILTGLESYGARKLMAQGFEVNNGVTEEARATILAASLLAEKDANDEEKSGDVGQLAAAAEWFKDVPSNAVSMLAPEASAPTMLDAILRLTKKRFSNLILMQLDAVDDRAPLPSFGVDSMLAAEFRTWFFNTFKVDVPFLDIVSPQKSLHTLAEFVEEKLLASWA; from the exons ATGTTCACTCTTGAGCCTGCTTTGGATATCCCCTCCGACTCGGAGTCTCTTCTCCGCAGTCACGCCAAAGATGCCATCGTTGTTACCGAGGCATCTTACTTGAATGATGAAATGCAGGAGACGTCTGGACCTTCCAGTGCCTTTACCGTTGAAGACAACACGGTGTGCATTGTTGGCATGT CGTGCCATCTCCCTGGTGGAATCACCTCACCATCGGGGCTTTGGGACTACCTGTACAACAAGAAGACTGCACAATGTACCGTGCCACTGGAGCGATACGATGTTAAGGGATTCTACAACAAGGATGGTAGCAGGGCTGGTGTCATGGCTGTGGATGGCGGATACTTCATCAATGAGGATGTCCGCAAGTTTgacccttctttctttggcatcaacaacctCGAAGCCTCGTACATGGACCCTCAGCAGCGAAAGCTGCTCGAGGTTGTCTACGAGTGTTTCGAGAATGCCGGACTATCCATGGAAGATGTGAACGGTACCAGCACGGGAGTGTACGTTGGAAACTTCACTGCCGATTACTCGGTCATGCAGTCTCGTGATACCGACTATTCGCACCGtcttgctgctactggtAGCGGCACATCGATCATGGCCAACCGTATCAGCCACGTCTTCAACTTGCACGGACCCAGTTTCACTCTCGATACTGCTTGCTCGTCCACCATTTACGCGCTCCACCAGGCCGTGAATGCGATCAAGAATGGCGACTGTGACTCCGCCATCGTTGCTGGTGCCAACTTGGTCATGTCGCCTGAGCAGCACTTTGGAACTGCCAAGGGTGGCTTCTTGTCGCCAACCTCTGCTTGCCACACCTTTGATACCTCTGCAGATGGCTACGCTCGTGCTGAGGCTCTCAACGCCATTTTCATCACCAAGCTCACCTCTGCAATGAAGAGTGACCGCAAGATCCATGCCGTCATTC CAACGGCAAAACCCCCCGGTATCACTCTGCCAgatgccaagatgcaggCGGCTGTCATTCAAAAGGCCTACCAGAACGCCGGCCTTTCATTCGCTGACACCGACTACGTCGAGTGCCACGGTACCGGCACTCCGGTTGGTGATCCCATAGAAGTGGATGGCATTGCGGCCTGTTTCGCAGGCCGCGAGGGTGAGCCCCTACGACTCGGGGCAGTTAAAACAAACATGGGCCACAGTGAAGCCGCCAGCGGTTTGACTTCCATCATCAAGTGTGCCCTTGCTTTTGAGCATGGCGTGATTCCACCCACCTACGGTGTGAAGAACATCAACCCCAAGT TGAAACTCAAGGAGCGTAACATGAAGGTCATGACTGAGAATGAACCATGGCCAAGAGCCATCCGCCGTGCCAGTGTAAACTCCTTTGGCTACGGTGGTGCCAACGGACATGTTATCCTCGAGTCCATCGGCAGCTACTTTGTTGGCTCGCTGGCATCCTCCCCGGTCTCGCGAACTCTGACCAGCCCCTACGAGTCCAGCAAGGATCAGGTTTTCGTGCTTCCATTCTCCGCCTCATCGGGCAAGTCTTTGGAAGCTCGCCGCAAGCAAAACATTGAGACCCTAGAGCGAACTGAACCAAAGGATGTCAAGGCTCTAGCTGCTGCCATGAGCAAGAGACAGGCCAAGCTACGTCTGCGCGACTTTGTCCTCGCCTCTGTCAAGCCTGACTCTCAGCCATCGCTGATCGAGACGGCTGACGCTAGCGACAAAGCTAGCCCTGGTGCCCAGCCTCttccctttgcctttgtcttcaCTGGTCAAGGTGCTCAGTACGCCAAcatggccaaggagctcatcGAGAACGATGCTGGCTTCTTGGCTACCATTAGCGATCTTGACGAGGTCTTGCAATCGCTGCCTGCCGAATACAAGCCTTCTTGGACGCTGGAGCAGACTCTTCTTGACAAGCCTGCAGTGAGCAAGATCAACGATGTCACTCGCA CTGTTATCGGTCACTCCTCTGGAGAGATTGCGGCTGCATACGGCGCTGGTCTGCTCACTGCGTCCGAGGCCATTCTGGCCGCTTACTTCCGAGGCTTCGCTGTCGGCCAGCTCAAGTCCCGTGGCAACATGATGGCTGCCGGTATCTCCCCAGATGCCGCCAATGCTCTGATTGAGGAGCTGGGCCTGAAGGAAGTCCGGGTTGCTTGT GCTGAGCTCCAGAAGGAGGGCAAGTTTGCTCGCAAGCTTGAGACTGGTGGCCGCGCCTACCACTCTCACATGATGGTTGAGATTGGCGACTTGTACGAATCGCTTGTCACTCCTCACTTCACCACCAAGAAGGATGGCGACATGGAGGCTGAGATGTTCTCTACTGTCGGCCACTCCCCTGATGCTCTCGGCACTGTTGATGCCTCCACCAACATGGCCTCTTACTTCCGCAAGAACCTTGAGCAGCCAGTTCAGTTCAGCGCCGGCTTGACCAAGATGATCACCGGTGACAAGTACCACTTGGTTGAGATTGGCCCTCACTCGGCCCTCAAGGGTCCTATCCAGCAGATCCGAACCGGTGCCAAGCGCGACAAGGAGGCTGTTCCCTACTCCGCCACTCTCGTCCGCAAAGAGAATGCCTACAtctgcttgaagaagcttgCGGGAACTCTCTTCTCCTACGGCCACTCTCTGGACTGGTACGCTATTAACAGCGTCCCACGACACCAGTCCCTTCCTGTGCCTATTCTGGCTTCGTACCCCTGGGACTACTCCAAGCCGCTGCCCTGGCATGAGCCTCGTGCCAGTGTTGAGCACCGTAACCGAAAGCACATCCGCCACGAACTCCTGGGAAGTCGAGCCACAGCTGGCAACGGCATCGAGTGGTGCTGGCGAAACATTCCTCGCGTGTCCgagatgccatggctgcgcgATCACAAGCTCGGCGAGTCACAAATTGTCTTGCCAGGAGCTGCATACAtgtccatcgccatcgagGCTCTCTCGCAAGTGCTGGACATCAAGGGCAAGCTCGTTGCAGGAGAGCCCTACGGATTCGAATTCGAAAACGTCAACATCAGCGCAGCATTTGTTGTGCCTGAGGAGAACGACTCCGGCGCTGATAGCCTTGAGCTTCACACGGTCATGACCCAGCGAAAGATTTCCACCGCCAATACTTCTGGTAACTGGTACGAGTTCtccgtctcttctttccagtCTGGCGTTGCCACTCTGCACTGCATGGGCAGCATCCGAGTCTCTGATTCTACTCtggctgccaaagatggagccGTTGAGGTCAATGAGCAGGGCTACGAAGTCTGGGGCATGGCCCGCTGGTATGCCAAGGCAAAGGAAGAGGGCCTCAACTTTGGACCGACCTTCCAGTCACTGACCAGCCTCCACACTGACGGCAACCGAATCTCGGCGGATTCCATCTCAACCACGTACCTGGCTCCTCCTTCTGAAGCTGCCAATGGCATGTTCTATGCCATGCACCCCATCACCATTGACGCTTGTTTCCAAGCCGCCATTATTGGAGGCACTGCCGGTGTCATCAATGATCTCAAGGCCTTTATTCCTTGCTTCATCTCCAACTGCTCCATCCAGATTCCCAAGGGTGGCTCTGCAAGCCTGGGTAGCGAAGAGGTCAGAATTCACACGAGCATGGAGAAGACTGGCTTTGCCTCTCGCGCTGTTGCCTTCACTCTTAGACTGCCAGACGGCACCCCGGCTATTGACGTCCCTCACCTTCGCATGAACTTGTACACTGGAAAGCCTCCTGTAGAGGCTGAAACCAGCATGTATCTCCAGCGACAGCCGTGTCTGCGAATCCAGTGGAAGCCTGATGTTCTCCGTCTCCAGCCCGGTTCGGAAAGCGCCATTCGAGACATCATTGAGGCGTTCTCAGAGGAGCAATCCGATGATTTGAACGACAATGGAGCTCTCGTGGTGTTTGCCGCTCTGCTTGATCTCTTCGGCCACAAGATTCCCCGCATGAGTGTGTTGGAGCTTGGACAGGAGCGCCAATGGACTCCCAAGGACTGCCAGGCAATTTTGGGCAAGGACACTGCGTTCCCTCGCTTCAAGTCATGGAATGATGGTAAGCTTGGAGAGGACAACAAGATTGCTGTTGAGAACGCTAAGAGCACCGATCCCTACGACACTATCCTCATCCCTCATCTCTCTGTATCGAAGAAGGTTTGGAGCAAGGCAGCAGACGAGGTCATCTCTCAAGTTTCGGACAATGGCATTGTCATCACTCGCAAGACCAAGGACGCCGTTTCTGCTCTTCAGGCAGCTGGCTTTACCACCCTGGAGCTGCCCAACGAgactcttgctgctgttcgCAACGCCAAGCAGACTGGATTGGAGAACAAGGAGGTTGTTATTGTCAAGCCTAACCAgtcttctgcttccattGATGCCCTTGCCGATGCTGTGGCTGCTCACTTCAAGAAGAATGCCGGTGTCGAGAAGCTGAGCACTGTGACTATTGCCAACATTGAAACTGTTGCTCTCCACGACCAAGTCGTCTGCGTGTCTgtcatggagatggagaacgAGTTCCTGGCCACCATCAGCAGCGAGGATATGGATCGCTTCCGCAAGATCACTGACAATGTTAGCGATCTCATCTGGCTGACTGGAGCAAACATGCTCTCTGCTCCCAACCCCAACCTTACCTTGTCTAGCGGTCTCTCACGAGCCCTGATGCTGGAACAGCCAGCCCTGCGATACACTGTTCTCGATGTCGGCGCTGACATTACCAAGTCCAGCTACCTTGAGGCCATCTGCAACAATGTGTCGGCCGCCTTGACGTTCCGCTACGCTACCGACGACAAAGAGTTCATCCAGAAGGACGGCATTCTCTATGTTAGCCGCTTCACTCCCGATTTCGAGCTGAACTCTCTCTTCCGCCAGCGCATGACGCCAAACGACACCATGAAGCTGGTTCCTCTTGGAGAAGTCGGCCCGGCGAAGCTCTCTGTTGGCCAGGTTGGCATGACTGATACGATTCACTTCCAGCAGATCTCCGAGCTCAAGACCACCCCTCCCACCGGCTTTGTGGACGTTGATCTGCGCGCTGTTGGCCTCAACGCCAAGGACATCTACGCCATCAACGGACGTGTCGAGACCAAGGAAGCCACCACCGCTCTGGACTTTGGCGGTGTCGTCTCGGCTGTTGGACCCGGTGTCGAGCATCTCAAGGTGGGAGACCGAGTTGCCGGTTTCATTCCCAACCACTTCAGCACCACGGAGCGAGTTCCCGTGCAGGCCGTCCACAAGATGCTGCCTGAAGAAGAGTTCACCGTTGTGCCTACTCTTCTCGGCGTCTACTGCACTGCTCTCGTTGCCCTCAAGGACCGCGCTCATCTGCGTGCCGGCGAGTCCGTCTTGATTCActctggtgctggtgcttttGGTCTCGCGGCCATCACCCTGGCCAAGCACTTGGGCGCCACGGTTTACGCAACTGTGGGCTCTCAGTCAAAGCGTGAGTATCTCGTCAAGGAGATGGGCGTGCCAACTGAGAACATCTTCCACTCGCGCAATGCCTCCTTCGTGGACGACATCATGACTGCTACCGGCGGCCGAGGCGTCAATGTCATTGTCAACTCCCTGATTGGCGATCTGATGCACGCCTCTTGGTCTTGCATTGCTCCCTTTGGACGCTTCGTCGAGATTGGCAAGCGTGAGCTGATTGACGCGGGCAAGCTGGATATGCGCATCTTCTTGAAGAACGCTACCTTTTCTGCCTTTGACTTGTCAGAGTTCTTCTACGACTCTGACAGCTACTACCAGGACGTTGTCTACAACCACACCGCCGAAGTGGTCAAGATGTACCGTGCCGGTATCATCAAGGCTTCTCCCATTGCGACTTATGATGTTTCCGAAATTGGCCACGCCTACCGCTACTTTGGTAACAAGGACCGTGTCGGCAAGGTTGTCGTCTCCATGGAGAACCCCAACAGCCTAGTTCAAGTTATGCCTGCAACTTACCAGTCCGTCTTCAGCCCTGAGAAGACCTACTTGCTCGTGGGCTGCCTGGGTGGTCTAGGCCGCAGTCTCAGTCGCTGGATGATGTCTCGCGGCGCTCGCAAGTTCTGCTTCCTGGGACGTTCCGGATGCGATAAGGCCAGTGCTGCTGAGCTTGTAAACCGTCTCCGCGATGCCGGTGCTACTGTGACTGTCGTCCGTGGCGATGTTTCTGAGGAGGACCATGTTCGTGAGGCTGTCGTTGCAGCTGCCAAGGACGGTCCTATTGGTGGTGTTGTCCAAGCTGCCATGGGCCTTAGTGAGGCTCTGTTCTCCGTCATGACCAACAAGGCCTGGCACACTGGCATCCAGCCCAAGTGGAAGGGTTCTTGGAACTTGCACAACGCTCTGGAGGGCTATGACACCGATCTGgacttcttccttttgaCTTCGTCCATCTCCGGAACCTGCGGTACTGCCACTGAGAGTAACTACTGCGCTGCCAACAACTTCCTTGACAACTTTGCCAAGTGGCGCCGCTCTCAAGGCAAGCCTGCCGTGTCTGTTGGTCTGGGTATGATTTCAGAAGTCGGATATCTACATGAGAATCCCGAGATCGAGGCCATGCTGCTCCGAAAGGGTATCCAGCCTCTCAACGAGGACGAGTTCCTCCAAGTCTTGGACTATGGTATTGCCGGTCCCTGGAGCGATGCCGAGTTTGCTCGCGGTGTCTCCATGCCCAGCGAGGCCGCTCACATCCTGACCGGTTTGGAGTCTTACGGCGCTCGCAAGTTGATGGCTCAGGGCTTCGAGGTGAACAATGGTGTCACCGAGGAGGCTCGTGCAACTATCCTTGCCGCATCTCTGCTCGCTGAGAAGGACGCCAAtgacgaagagaagagcggcgacgttggccagctcgctgctgctgctgaatggTTCAAGGATGTCCCCTCCAACGCTGTGTCCATGCTTGCCCCTGAGGCCAGCGCACCGACAATGCTTGATGCCATCCTGCGCCTTACCAAGAAGCGCTTCAGCAACCTGATCCTGATGCAGCTTGATGCGGTCGATGATCGCGCTCCTCTTCCCTCATTTGGTGTTGACAGTATGCTTGCTGCCGAGTTCCGAACTTGGTTCTTCAACACTTTCAAGGTTGATGTGCCTTTCTTGGACATTGTCAGCCCACAGAAGTCTCTGCACACGCTGGCAGAGTTtgtggaggagaagctgttggccAGCTGGGCCTAA
- a CDS encoding uncharacterized protein (SECRETED:SignalP(1-16)) gives MKVLFALAALFAAVTAMPQNCNFECSNGECCFEESACGTPGCNERRRFWTGEPEVTYSKPQ, from the exons ATGAAGGTTctctttgctcttgctgcccTCTTTGCAGCCGTCACCGCCATGCCCCAGAACTGCAACTTCGAGTGCTCAAATGGAGAGTGCTGCTTTGAGGAATCTGCTTGTGGAACACCAGGATGCAATGAGCGTCGCCGTTTCT GGACTGGCGAGCCTGAGGTGACTTACTCGAAGCCTCAGTAA